From a region of the Streptomyces venezuelae genome:
- the rpmE gene encoding 50S ribosomal protein L31 yields MKRDVHPEYVETAVSCTCGASFTTRSTLTEGTIRAEVCSECHPFYTGKQKILDTGGRVARFEARFGKGAAKK; encoded by the coding sequence TTGAAGCGCGATGTTCACCCCGAGTACGTCGAGACCGCGGTCAGCTGCACCTGCGGCGCGTCGTTCACCACCCGTAGCACCCTGACCGAGGGCACCATCCGTGCCGAGGTCTGCTCCGAGTGCCACCCGTTCTACACGGGCAAGCAGAAGATCCTCGACACCGGTGGCCGTGTGGCCCGCTTCGAGGCGCGCTTCGGCAAGGGCGCGGCCAAGAAGTAG
- the prfA gene encoding peptide chain release factor 1, giving the protein MFEAVEELVGEHADLEKKLADPSVHSDQANARKLNKRYAELTPIVATFRAWKQSAEDIETAKELAADDPDFAAEAKELTAQREELTEKLRLLLVPRDPSDDKDVLLEVKAGAGGDESALFAGDLLRMYLRYAERVGWKTEIIDATESELGGYKDVQVSVRTKGGNGATEPGQGVWARLKYEGGVHRVQRVPATESQGRIHTSAAGVLVTPEAEEVEVEINMNDLRIDVYRSSGPGGQSVNTTDSAVRITHIPTGVVASCQNEKSQLQNKEQAMRILRSRLLAAAQEAAEQEASDVRRSQVRSVDRSEKIRTYNYPENRISDHRTGFKAYNLDQVLDGDLDAVIQACVDTDSAAKLAAAH; this is encoded by the coding sequence ATGTTCGAAGCGGTCGAGGAACTGGTCGGCGAACACGCCGATCTTGAGAAGAAGCTCGCCGACCCTTCGGTCCACTCGGATCAGGCCAACGCGCGCAAGCTGAACAAGCGCTACGCGGAACTGACCCCGATCGTCGCGACCTTCCGTGCCTGGAAGCAGTCCGCCGAGGACATCGAGACGGCCAAGGAGCTCGCGGCCGACGACCCCGACTTCGCCGCCGAGGCCAAGGAACTGACCGCACAGCGCGAGGAGCTCACCGAGAAGCTCCGCCTGCTGCTCGTTCCGCGCGACCCCAGCGACGACAAGGACGTCCTCCTGGAGGTCAAGGCCGGCGCGGGCGGCGACGAGTCGGCGCTGTTCGCCGGCGACCTGCTGCGCATGTACCTGCGCTACGCCGAGCGCGTGGGCTGGAAGACCGAGATCATCGACGCCACCGAGTCCGAGCTCGGCGGCTACAAGGACGTCCAGGTCTCCGTCCGCACCAAGGGCGGCAACGGCGCCACCGAGCCCGGCCAGGGCGTGTGGGCCCGCCTGAAGTACGAGGGCGGCGTGCACCGCGTGCAGCGCGTTCCCGCCACCGAGTCCCAGGGCCGCATCCACACCTCCGCCGCCGGCGTCCTCGTCACCCCGGAGGCCGAGGAGGTCGAGGTCGAGATCAACATGAACGACCTCCGCATCGACGTGTACCGCTCGTCGGGCCCCGGCGGCCAGTCCGTCAACACCACCGACTCGGCCGTGCGCATCACGCACATCCCGACCGGTGTGGTCGCCTCCTGCCAGAACGAGAAGAGCCAGCTCCAGAACAAGGAGCAGGCCATGCGCATCCTGCGTTCGCGCCTGCTGGCTGCCGCCCAGGAGGCCGCCGAGCAGGAGGCCTCCGACGTGCGCCGCAGCCAGGTGCGCTCCGTGGACCGTTCCGAGAAGATCCGTACGTACAACTACCCGGAAAACCGGATCTCGGACCACCGGACCGGTTTCAAGGCGTACAACTTGGACCAGGTGCTCGACGGTGACCTCGACGCGGTCATCCAGGCCTGCGTCGACACGGACTCCGCGGCCAAGCTCGCGGCCGCGCACTGA
- the prmC gene encoding peptide chain release factor N(5)-glutamine methyltransferase — protein MNLLLAEVAQATQRLAAAGVPSPRFDAEELAAFVHGVKRGELHHVKDADFDARYWEAVARREAREPLQHITGRAFFRYLELQVGPGVFVPRPETESVVDWAIHAVRAMDVVEPLIVDLCTGSGAIALAMAQEVPRSRVHAVELSEDALRWTRKNAEGSRVTVHQGDALSALPELDGQVDLVISNPPYIPLTEWEYVAPEARDHDPEMALFSGEDGLDTIRGIERTAHRLLRPGGIVVIEHADTQGGQVPWIFAEERGWADAADHPDLNNRPRFATARKALP, from the coding sequence GTGAACTTGCTGCTTGCCGAGGTGGCCCAGGCCACCCAGCGGCTGGCCGCCGCCGGCGTGCCCTCACCGCGCTTCGACGCGGAGGAGCTCGCCGCCTTCGTGCACGGCGTCAAACGGGGGGAACTGCACCACGTCAAGGACGCGGACTTCGACGCCCGCTACTGGGAGGCCGTCGCCCGCCGCGAGGCGCGCGAGCCGCTCCAGCACATCACCGGCCGCGCCTTCTTCCGGTACCTGGAGCTCCAGGTCGGGCCCGGGGTCTTCGTGCCGCGGCCCGAGACCGAGTCGGTCGTGGACTGGGCCATACACGCCGTGCGCGCCATGGACGTCGTCGAGCCGCTGATCGTGGACCTGTGCACCGGCTCCGGCGCCATCGCGCTGGCCATGGCCCAGGAGGTGCCGCGCTCGCGCGTGCACGCGGTCGAGCTGTCCGAGGACGCCCTGCGGTGGACCCGTAAGAACGCCGAGGGCTCCCGGGTCACCGTCCACCAGGGCGACGCCCTGAGCGCGCTGCCCGAGCTCGACGGCCAGGTCGACCTGGTCATCTCCAACCCGCCGTACATCCCGCTCACCGAGTGGGAGTACGTCGCCCCAGAGGCCCGCGACCACGATCCGGAGATGGCGCTCTTCTCCGGCGAGGACGGCCTCGACACCATCCGCGGGATCGAGCGCACCGCCCACCGGCTGCTGCGCCCCGGCGGCATCGTCGTCATCGAGCACGCCGACACCCAGGGCGGCCAGGTCCCGTGGATCTTCGCCGAGGAGCGGGGCTGGGCCGACGCGGCCGACCACCCGGACCTCAACAACCGCCCGCGCTTCGCGACCGCCCGCAAGGCCCTGCCGTGA
- a CDS encoding L-threonylcarbamoyladenylate synthase produces MARRYDCNDATDRKTGLREAASAVRRGELVVLPTDTLYGIGADAFSPEAVHDLLAAKGRGRGMPTPVLIGSPNTLHGLVTDFSEQAWELVDAFWPGALTLVAKHQPSLAWDLGDTQGTVAVRMPLHPVAIELLTEVGPMAVSSANLSGHPAPEDCDAAREMLGDSVSVYLDGGPTPGIQPSSIVDVTGKVPVLLREGALTADQLREVVPDLEVAP; encoded by the coding sequence ATGGCCCGGCGATACGACTGCAACGACGCGACGGACCGTAAGACGGGTCTGCGTGAAGCCGCATCCGCCGTGCGCCGCGGAGAGCTCGTCGTGCTGCCCACCGACACCCTGTACGGGATCGGCGCGGACGCCTTCAGCCCGGAGGCCGTCCACGACCTGCTCGCCGCCAAGGGCCGCGGGCGCGGTATGCCCACCCCGGTGCTCATCGGCTCCCCGAACACGCTCCACGGCCTCGTCACGGACTTCTCCGAGCAGGCCTGGGAGCTCGTCGACGCCTTCTGGCCGGGCGCGCTGACGCTGGTCGCCAAGCACCAGCCCTCGCTGGCGTGGGACCTCGGCGACACCCAGGGCACCGTCGCCGTACGCATGCCGCTGCACCCCGTCGCGATCGAGCTGCTGACGGAGGTCGGCCCGATGGCGGTGTCCTCGGCCAACCTGTCCGGCCACCCGGCGCCCGAGGACTGCGACGCCGCGCGCGAGATGCTCGGGGACTCCGTGTCCGTGTACCTGGACGGCGGCCCGACCCCCGGTATCCAGCCGTCCTCGATCGTCGACGTCACCGGGAAGGTTCCCGTCCTGCTGCGCGAGGGGGCACTCACCGCAGACCAGCTGCGGGAGGTCGTACCCGACCTTGAGGTCGCCCCGTGA
- a CDS encoding protein-tyrosine-phosphatase encodes MSPEGRGIAGGYRPAAAGGNTFRILHVSTGNVCRSPITERLTRHALSHRLGGLVTGDLIVESAGTWGHEGAPMEANAAAVLADFGADASGFTGRELLDEHVIRADLVLTATRDHRAQVISMGHSAGLRTFTLKEFTRLVRAIDPATLPPLDDGMAERARALVRAAAALRGWLLAPSPDADEVYDPYGAPITFFRSIGDEINQALDPVVTALTGVTAAR; translated from the coding sequence GTGAGCCCTGAGGGGCGTGGCATAGCAGGGGGGTACCGGCCGGCGGCAGCCGGGGGAAACACTTTCCGCATACTCCACGTCAGCACCGGGAACGTATGCCGCTCGCCCATCACCGAGCGGCTGACGCGGCATGCCCTCTCGCACCGCCTCGGCGGCCTGGTCACCGGCGACCTCATCGTGGAGAGCGCCGGCACCTGGGGCCACGAGGGCGCCCCGATGGAGGCGAACGCGGCCGCGGTGCTGGCCGACTTCGGTGCCGACGCGTCCGGGTTCACCGGGCGGGAGCTGCTCGACGAGCACGTCATACGCGCCGACCTGGTACTGACCGCCACCCGTGACCACCGGGCCCAGGTCATCTCGATGGGCCACTCGGCGGGGCTGCGCACCTTCACGCTGAAGGAGTTCACCCGGCTGGTGCGGGCGATAGATCCGGCCACGCTGCCGCCGCTGGACGACGGCATGGCGGAGCGCGCCCGGGCGCTCGTACGGGCCGCCGCGGCCCTGCGCGGCTGGCTGCTGGCACCGTCCCCCGACGCGGACGAGGTGTACGACCCGTACGGGGCCCCGATCACCTTCTTCCGCTCGATCGGCGACGAGATCAACCAGGCGCTGGATCCCGTGGTGACGGCCCTGACGGGTGTGACGGCGGCGCGCTGA
- the glyA gene encoding serine hydroxymethyltransferase: MSVITQPTDLLRAQDPQMADVLAGERQRQAGTLQLSAAENFTSGAVLAALGSALANKYAEGYPGARHHGGCEYADLAERTAMERATALFGAEHANVQPHSGSSAVLAAYAALLRPGDTVLAMGLPYGGHLTHGSPANFSGRWFDFVGYGVDAGTGLIDYRQVQRLAHAHRPKAIVCGSICYPRHPEYSAFREIADEVGAYLIVDAAHPIGLVAGGAAPSPVPYADIVCATTHKVLRGPRGGMVLCGAEYAERVDRAVFPFTQGGAQMHTIAAKAVAFGEAARPAFTTYAHRVVANARVLAGALQEHGFALTTGGTDTHLITADPAPLGVDGPTARGRLAAAGIVLDTCALPYGDQRGIRLGTAAVTTQGMGEDEMVRIAALFAAALGGDGVKTRTEVGELTTGFPPYGE, from the coding sequence ATGAGCGTCATCACCCAGCCCACGGACCTGCTGCGCGCGCAGGACCCGCAGATGGCCGACGTACTGGCCGGGGAGCGGCAGCGGCAGGCCGGCACGTTGCAGCTGAGCGCCGCGGAGAACTTCACCTCGGGCGCCGTGCTCGCCGCGCTCGGGTCCGCGCTCGCCAACAAGTACGCCGAGGGGTACCCCGGAGCCCGGCACCACGGCGGGTGCGAGTACGCCGACCTGGCCGAGCGGACCGCCATGGAGCGGGCCACGGCGCTCTTCGGGGCCGAGCACGCCAACGTGCAGCCGCACTCCGGATCCTCCGCCGTCCTGGCCGCGTACGCCGCCCTGCTGCGGCCGGGGGACACCGTGCTGGCGATGGGGCTCCCGTACGGCGGACACCTCACCCACGGGTCGCCCGCCAACTTCTCCGGACGGTGGTTCGACTTCGTCGGCTACGGCGTCGACGCCGGGACGGGCCTCATCGACTACCGGCAGGTCCAGCGCCTCGCGCACGCGCACCGTCCCAAGGCGATCGTGTGCGGCTCCATCTGCTACCCCCGCCATCCCGAGTACTCGGCCTTCCGGGAGATCGCCGACGAGGTCGGGGCCTACCTCATCGTCGACGCCGCCCATCCGATCGGCCTGGTGGCCGGCGGGGCCGCGCCCAGCCCCGTCCCGTACGCCGACATCGTCTGCGCCACCACGCACAAGGTGCTGCGCGGCCCGCGCGGCGGCATGGTGCTGTGCGGCGCCGAGTACGCGGAGCGCGTCGACCGGGCGGTGTTCCCCTTCACCCAGGGCGGGGCCCAGATGCACACCATCGCCGCCAAGGCCGTGGCCTTCGGCGAGGCGGCCCGGCCGGCCTTCACCACGTACGCGCACCGGGTCGTCGCCAATGCCCGGGTGCTGGCGGGCGCGCTGCAGGAGCACGGATTCGCCCTCACCACGGGCGGCACCGACACCCACCTGATCACCGCCGATCCGGCGCCGCTGGGTGTGGACGGCCCGACCGCCCGCGGCCGGCTGGCCGCCGCCGGGATCGTGCTGGACACCTGCGCCCTTCCGTACGGGGACCAGCGCGGCATCCGGCTGGGAACGGCCGCCGTGACCACCCAGGGGATGGGGGAGGACGAGATGGTCCGGATCGCGGCGCTGTTCGCCGCCGCACTCGGCGGGGACGGCGTGAAGACACGTACGGAGGTCGGCGAGCTCACGACAGGATTTCCCCCTTACGGGGAGTAA
- a CDS encoding MraY family glycosyltransferase: MREYLLTLCVTVAVTYLLTGPVRKFAIAAGAMPEIRARDVHREPTPRLGGIAMFGGLCAGLLVADHLRNLNGVFELSNEPRALLSGAALIWLVGVLDDKFELDALIKLGAQMISAGVMVMQGLTILWIPVPGIGTVPLTQWQGNLLTVALVVITINAVNFVDGLDGLAAGMVCIAATALFLYAYRIWFGYGIESAAPATLFAAILMGMCLGFLPHNMHPARIFMGDSGSMLIGLVLAASAISLTGQVDPDALALFAGGERNATHAMLPAYIPLILPLTVIAIPMADLILAIVRRTWKGQSPFAADRGHLHHRLLELGHSHSRAVMIMYFWSGLIAFGTVAYSVHSATMWIVLAIAALSAVGLFLLLLPRFTPRAPRWAEGLVPPRYRHAERAAEAAAEAAARDASGAEPAPARPIAAGVSGVNGATAVGPRSRFPDRRKAESTR, encoded by the coding sequence GTGCGTGAATATCTGCTGACGCTTTGCGTCACGGTCGCGGTGACCTACCTGCTGACCGGGCCCGTGCGGAAGTTCGCGATCGCGGCCGGGGCCATGCCGGAGATCCGCGCCCGCGACGTGCACCGCGAGCCCACACCGCGACTGGGCGGCATCGCCATGTTCGGCGGCCTGTGTGCCGGCCTGCTGGTCGCGGACCACCTGCGCAACCTCAACGGTGTCTTCGAGCTGTCGAACGAACCGCGCGCGCTGCTCTCCGGCGCCGCGCTGATCTGGCTGGTCGGCGTCCTCGACGACAAGTTCGAGCTCGACGCCCTGATCAAGCTCGGCGCGCAGATGATCTCCGCCGGTGTGATGGTCATGCAGGGTCTGACCATCCTGTGGATCCCGGTCCCGGGCATCGGCACGGTCCCGCTCACCCAGTGGCAGGGCAACCTGCTCACCGTCGCGCTCGTCGTGATCACCATCAACGCCGTGAACTTCGTGGACGGCCTGGACGGCCTGGCCGCCGGCATGGTCTGCATCGCCGCCACCGCGCTCTTCCTCTACGCGTACCGGATCTGGTTCGGCTACGGCATCGAGTCGGCGGCGCCCGCGACCCTCTTCGCCGCGATCCTGATGGGCATGTGCCTGGGCTTCCTGCCGCACAACATGCACCCCGCCCGGATCTTCATGGGCGATTCCGGTTCCATGCTCATCGGCCTGGTGCTGGCCGCCTCCGCGATTTCCCTCACCGGGCAGGTGGACCCGGACGCCCTGGCGCTCTTCGCGGGCGGTGAGCGCAACGCGACGCACGCGATGCTCCCCGCGTACATCCCGCTGATCCTTCCGCTGACGGTCATCGCGATCCCGATGGCGGACCTGATCCTGGCCATCGTGCGGCGTACCTGGAAGGGCCAGTCGCCCTTCGCCGCCGACCGCGGGCACCTCCACCACCGGCTGCTGGAACTCGGGCACTCGCACAGCCGCGCCGTGATGATCATGTACTTCTGGTCGGGGCTGATCGCTTTCGGCACGGTGGCGTATTCCGTGCATTCCGCCACGATGTGGATCGTGCTGGCGATTGCCGCGCTGAGTGCGGTGGGCTTGTTCCTGCTGCTTCTGCCGCGCTTCACCCCGCGCGCCCCCCGGTGGGCGGAAGGCTTGGTTCCGCCGCGCTACCGGCATGCCGAACGGGCGGCCGAAGCCGCCGCGGAGGCGGCCGCGCGGGATGCCTCGGGCGCGGAGCCGGCGCCCGCGAGGCCCATCGCCGCGGGTGTCTCCGGCGTCAACGGAGCGACCGCCGTGGGCCCCCGTTCGCGCTTTCCCGACCGGCGTAAGGCTGAATCCACCCGCTGA
- the atpB gene encoding F0F1 ATP synthase subunit A, which produces MKEPAVSADPTQVLAFETDCHIFDGCGFPAPGLHSFLFEPIFGDMDGAVYFNKTMLLALLGSVIIVGFFWAAFAKPKLVPGKLQMVAEAGYDFVRRGIVYETMGKKEGEKYVPFMVATFFFVWILNLWSIIPVAQFPVTAVIAYPAGMALVIYFMWMSVTFKRHGFVGGLKNLTGYDKSLGGILPLVMLIEFFSNVIVRPFTHAVRLFANMFAGHTLLLLFTIASWYLLNGIGIAYAGVSFVMVIVMTAFELFIQAVQAYVFVLLACSFLQGAVAEHH; this is translated from the coding sequence CTGAAGGAGCCCGCGGTGAGTGCTGACCCGACGCAGGTGCTCGCCTTCGAGACCGATTGCCACATCTTCGACGGCTGTGGTTTCCCGGCTCCTGGCCTGCACTCGTTCCTGTTCGAGCCGATCTTCGGCGACATGGACGGAGCCGTCTACTTCAACAAGACGATGCTCCTGGCCCTGCTCGGGTCCGTCATCATCGTCGGTTTCTTCTGGGCCGCCTTCGCCAAGCCGAAGCTGGTCCCGGGGAAGCTCCAGATGGTCGCCGAAGCCGGCTACGACTTCGTGCGCCGCGGGATCGTCTACGAAACGATGGGCAAGAAGGAGGGCGAGAAGTACGTCCCCTTCATGGTCGCGACGTTCTTCTTCGTCTGGATCCTGAACCTCTGGTCGATCATTCCGGTCGCCCAGTTCCCGGTGACCGCGGTCATCGCGTACCCGGCCGGTATGGCTCTGGTCATCTACTTCATGTGGATGTCGGTCACCTTCAAGCGCCACGGATTCGTCGGCGGCCTGAAGAACCTCACGGGCTACGACAAGTCGCTGGGTGGCATCCTGCCGCTGGTCATGCTGATCGAGTTCTTCTCGAACGTGATCGTCCGCCCCTTCACCCACGCGGTCCGTCTCTTCGCGAACATGTTCGCCGGTCACACCCTGCTGCTGCTCTTCACGATCGCCAGCTGGTACCTGCTGAACGGCATCGGCATCGCCTACGCGGGCGTGTCCTTCGTGATGGTCATCGTGATGACCGCGTTCGAGCTCTTCATCCAGGCTGTCCAGGCCTACGTGTTCGTGCTGCTGGCCTGCAGCTTCCTCCAGGGCGCCGTCGCCGAGCACCACTGA
- a CDS encoding ATP synthase subunit C, whose protein sequence is MSALQTLAAGVEIKGNLGSIGYGLAAIGPGVGVGIIFGNGTQALARQPEAAGLIRANQILGFAFCEALALIGLVMPFVYPTS, encoded by the coding sequence ATGTCCGCTCTCCAGACCCTCGCTGCTGGCGTCGAAATCAAGGGCAACCTCGGCTCCATCGGTTACGGCCTCGCGGCCATCGGCCCCGGCGTCGGCGTCGGCATCATCTTCGGTAACGGCACCCAGGCCCTGGCCCGCCAGCCCGAGGCCGCCGGCCTGATCCGCGCCAACCAGATCCTCGGCTTCGCCTTCTGTGAGGCGCTCGCCCTCATCGGTCTGGTCATGCCGTTCGTCTACCCGACCTCCTGA
- a CDS encoding F0F1 ATP synthase subunit B: protein MNPLVQLAAEEAENPLIPPIPELVIGLIAFVIVFGFLAKKLLPNINKVLEERREAIEGGIEKAEAAQTEAQSVLEQYKAQLAEARHEAARLRQEALEQGTALKEELRAEGQRQREEIIAAGHAQIAADRKAASQALRQDVGKLATDLAGKLVGESLEDHARQSRTIDRFLSELEEKAEAAR, encoded by the coding sequence GTGAACCCTCTGGTTCAGCTCGCGGCCGAAGAGGCGGAAAACCCCCTCATCCCGCCGATCCCCGAGCTCGTCATCGGTCTGATCGCCTTCGTCATCGTCTTCGGTTTCCTCGCGAAGAAGCTCCTCCCGAACATCAACAAGGTTCTGGAAGAGCGTCGCGAGGCCATCGAGGGCGGTATCGAGAAGGCTGAGGCCGCTCAGACCGAGGCCCAGAGCGTGCTGGAGCAGTACAAGGCCCAGCTCGCCGAAGCCCGGCACGAGGCCGCGCGCCTGCGCCAGGAAGCGCTGGAGCAGGGCACTGCGCTCAAGGAAGAACTGCGCGCAGAGGGCCAGCGGCAGCGTGAGGAGATCATCGCTGCCGGCCACGCCCAGATCGCGGCGGACCGCAAGGCCGCCTCTCAGGCGCTGCGTCAGGACGTGGGCAAGCTCGCCACCGACCTGGCCGGAAAGCTCGTCGGCGAGTCCCTTGAGGACCACGCCCGGCAGAGCCGCACCATCGACCGCTTCCTCAGCGAGCTTGAGGAGAAGGCCGAGGCGGCCCGATGA
- a CDS encoding F0F1 ATP synthase subunit delta, whose amino-acid sequence MNGASREALASARERLDALTDNTSVDAAKLAGELAAVTALLDREVSLRRVVTDPAQSGEAKAELAGRLLGGQVGGETLDLVSGMVRSRWSQSRDLVDALEELAATADLTAAQRAGALDNVEDEIFRFGRIVSSSTELRAALTDRAASASAKSELLRSLLGGKANAVTERLVIRLVTHPRGRSLEAGLESLSKLAAERRDRMVATVTSAVPLSDVQKARLGAVLAKLYGRQMHLNLDVDPEVLGGISVRVGDEVIDGTIADRLAEASRRMAG is encoded by the coding sequence ATGAACGGAGCGAGCCGCGAGGCGCTGGCCTCCGCGCGTGAGCGTCTCGACGCGCTGACGGACAACACGTCCGTCGACGCGGCGAAGCTCGCCGGTGAGCTGGCTGCCGTCACCGCGCTGCTCGACCGTGAGGTCTCGCTGCGTCGGGTCGTCACGGACCCGGCGCAGTCCGGCGAGGCCAAGGCCGAGCTGGCCGGTCGGCTGCTCGGCGGCCAGGTCGGCGGGGAAACCCTCGACCTGGTGTCCGGCATGGTCCGGTCCCGCTGGTCGCAGTCCCGCGACCTGGTGGACGCGCTGGAGGAGCTGGCGGCCACCGCCGACCTCACGGCCGCCCAGCGGGCGGGCGCGCTCGACAACGTCGAGGACGAGATCTTCCGCTTCGGCCGGATCGTCTCCTCGAGCACCGAGCTGCGTGCCGCGCTGACCGACCGTGCGGCTTCCGCCTCCGCCAAGAGCGAGCTGCTGCGCAGCCTGCTCGGCGGCAAGGCGAACGCCGTCACCGAGCGCCTGGTGATCCGTCTTGTCACGCACCCGCGTGGACGTAGCCTGGAAGCGGGACTGGAGTCCCTTTCCAAGCTCGCCGCCGAGCGCCGTGACCGCATGGTCGCCACCGTGACCAGCGCGGTTCCGCTCAGCGACGTGCAGAAGGCGCGTCTCGGCGCGGTGCTGGCCAAGCTGTACGGCCGACAGATGCACCTGAACCTCGACGTGGACCCCGAGGTCCTCGGCGGGATCTCGGTGCGAGTCGGCGACGAGGTCATCGACGGCACCATCGCGGACCGCCTCGCCGAGGCGTCGCGCCGCATGGCCGGCTGA
- the atpA gene encoding F0F1 ATP synthase subunit alpha yields MAELTIRPEEIRDALENFVQSYQPDAASREEVGTVSVAGDGIAKVEGLPSAMANELLKFEDGTLGLALNLEEREIGAVVLGEFSGIEEGQPVQRTGEVLSVGVGEGYLGRVVDPLGNPIDGLGEIATEGRRALELQAPGVMVRKSVHEPMQTGYKAIDAMVPVGRGQRQLIIGDRQTGKTALAVDTIINQRDNWRSGDVNKQVRCIYVAIGQKGSTIASVRGALEDAGALEYTTIVAAPASDPAGFKYLAPYTGSAIGQHWMYAGKHVLIIFDDLSKQADAYRAVSLLLRRPPGREAYPGDVFYLHSRLLERCAKLSDDMGAGSMTGLPIVETKANDVSAFIPTNVISITDGQCFLESDLFNAGQRPALNVGISVSRVGGSAQHKAMKQVSGRLRLDLAQYRELEAFAAFGSDLDAASKAALERGKRLVELLKQGQYQPMPVEEQVVSVWAGTTGKMDDVPVADIRRFESELLEHLRRERKDLLTSISEGGKMSDDTLTSIADAIAGFKRQFETSDGKLLGEDAPAVNVSK; encoded by the coding sequence ATGGCGGAGCTCACGATCCGGCCGGAGGAGATCCGGGACGCACTGGAGAACTTTGTCCAGTCGTACCAGCCGGACGCGGCCTCGCGCGAGGAGGTCGGAACGGTCAGCGTTGCCGGCGACGGCATCGCGAAGGTGGAGGGTCTGCCCTCCGCCATGGCGAACGAGCTGCTGAAGTTCGAGGACGGCACCCTCGGTCTCGCCCTCAACCTCGAGGAGCGCGAGATCGGTGCGGTCGTCCTCGGCGAGTTCAGCGGTATCGAGGAGGGCCAGCCGGTGCAGCGCACCGGTGAGGTGCTCTCGGTCGGCGTCGGCGAGGGCTACCTCGGCCGCGTCGTCGACCCGCTCGGCAACCCGATCGACGGTCTCGGCGAGATCGCGACCGAAGGCCGTCGCGCCCTGGAGCTCCAGGCTCCTGGCGTCATGGTCCGTAAGTCCGTCCACGAGCCGATGCAGACCGGCTACAAGGCCATCGACGCCATGGTGCCGGTCGGCCGCGGTCAGCGTCAGCTGATCATCGGTGACCGTCAGACGGGTAAGACCGCCCTGGCCGTCGACACGATCATCAACCAGCGCGACAACTGGCGCTCGGGCGACGTGAACAAGCAGGTCCGCTGCATCTACGTCGCCATCGGCCAGAAGGGCTCGACCATCGCGTCCGTTCGCGGCGCCCTGGAAGACGCCGGTGCGCTCGAGTACACGACGATCGTCGCCGCCCCGGCGTCCGACCCGGCCGGCTTCAAGTACCTGGCGCCGTACACCGGTTCCGCCATCGGCCAGCACTGGATGTACGCCGGCAAGCACGTCCTGATCATCTTCGACGACCTGTCGAAGCAGGCCGACGCCTACCGCGCCGTGTCGCTGCTGCTGCGCCGCCCGCCGGGCCGCGAGGCCTACCCGGGTGACGTCTTCTACCTGCACTCCCGTCTGCTGGAGCGCTGCGCGAAGCTCTCCGACGACATGGGTGCCGGTTCGATGACCGGTCTGCCGATCGTCGAGACCAAGGCGAACGACGTGTCGGCGTTCATCCCGACCAACGTCATCTCCATCACCGACGGTCAGTGCTTCCTGGAGTCCGACCTGTTCAACGCGGGCCAGCGCCCGGCGCTGAACGTCGGTATCTCGGTCTCCCGTGTCGGTGGCTCCGCCCAGCACAAGGCCATGAAGCAGGTCTCCGGCCGTCTGCGCCTCGACCTCGCCCAGTACCGCGAGCTGGAGGCGTTCGCCGCCTTCGGTTCCGACCTGGACGCCGCGTCGAAGGCTGCGCTGGAGCGCGGCAAGCGCCTGGTCGAGCTGCTGAAGCAGGGCCAGTACCAGCCGATGCCCGTCGAGGAGCAGGTCGTCTCCGTCTGGGCCGGCACCACCGGCAAGATGGACGACGTCCCGGTCGCCGACATCCGTCGCTTCGAGTCGGAGCTGCTGGAGCACCTGCGCCGCGAGCGCAAGGACCTCCTCACCTCGATCTCCGAGGGCGGCAAGATGTCGGACGACACCCTGACGTCGATCGCGGACGCCATCGCCGGCTTCAAGCGCCAGTTCGAGACCTCGGACGGCAAGCTCCTGGGCGAGGACGCACCGGCCGTCAACGTCTCCAAGTGA